The DNA window TGGTGCGCACGGAGGCCCCCGCGCGGTAGCCCTGGATGCCTCGCGTGGGGAGGAAGCCCGTGGCGCTCGCGAGGAAGGACCAGCTCCCCCGGAAGTGCTGATAGGCCACACCCGCCAGCGGGTCCACCGAGCCGCTGCCCAACTGCGTGTCCAGGTCCAGCACGGTGCCGTCGTCCGCGCGAAGGAGGGGGGAGGTGGGCAGCTTCGCTCCCACGAGCACGCTGATGAGGTGGTTCGCGGAGAACTCGCGGTCCTGGTACAGGAACGCCTTGGCCGTCAGCTCCACGTCGCCCACGCCCCAGCCGCGCTCGCGCGACAGGCTCACCGCGCGCACCTCGCGCGCCTGGAGGGGCAGCGTCGCCGACAGGAACAACCACGGCACGGGCGCGTACGCCACGGCCAGGTCCATGCGCGCCTCGCGCAGCCTCAGCGCGTCCACGCGCTCCTGGCCCACGGTATGGCCCCATAGCCGCAGCGTGGAGGACAGGCGCAGCCGGCCGGAGAACGGCTGCTCGGTGCCCATGGACATCAGGGTGGGGTCGCCACACGCACACGTGGCACAGGCCCATGCGGGCGACACGGGGGCCAGCATCAGTGCGGCACCCAACACAGCGATGAGAGCGAAAGGGGCTTTCACGACGCCGTGGACCATACGCCCACGCGTCCGACGCCCATGTGTGGCGTGTTGTCGCAGCCGGACGGCCGAGTGGGCGACGCCACACCGCGCGAGTCGTGCAGTGGACGAAGAGGCGAGCGCCCGCTGTCTCGTGGGAAGTCATGGTCAGCTTGTGAGTGACTTCCACGCCCCGGCGTTCATGGGACACAGGAGGCCCTTCATGGGAGTGCTCGTGCCGATTGCTCGACTGCTCTTCTCCGCCATCTTCATCACCAGCGGCCTGAACCACTTCATCCAGCTCGACGCGCTGACGGCCGTGGCCCAGGCCTCCGGCGTCCCGGAGCCTCGCTGGGCGGTGCTGCTGTCGGGCACGGCGCTGGTGCTGGGCGGGCTGTCGGTGTTGCTCGGGGTGTTCGCCCGGCTGGGGGCCGCGGTCATCGCCCTGTTCCTGCTGAGCGCGGCGTTCATGGTCCATCGCTTCTGGCTCGTCGCGGATCCGCTGGAGGCGCAGAACCAGCTCATCCACTTCATGAAGAACCTCTCCATGGCGGGAGGCGCGCTCTTCATCGTCTACTTCGGCTCCGGGCCCTACAGCTTGCGCCGGAGCGGACGCCAGGAGGGGCTGGGCGGGAAGCTGGGCTCCCCGCCGCTGCGGCGCTGAGCCTCGCGTCAGCTCGCCGCGGCGAGCGCCAGGCGGGAGCGCAGCGTGAAGAAGGCGACCTCCGGCTCGCTGCCCCGGCGCAGATAGGGGCCGCCGAAGCCGAAGCCCAGGCCCCGGTTCACATAGAGCTGGTTGCCCTTCACGTGGTAGTGCCCGCGGATGTAGGGCTGCCCCGCGCGGCGGAAGATCGCCTCCGTGAGGCCCTGGACGATGAACTGTCCGCCGTGCGTGTGCCCGGAGAACTGCACCAGGTTTCCCTGCTCGGGCAGCTTCTCCACCGTGGGGGGCGTGTGGGCCAGCACCAGCCGCGTGCCGGACTCCGGCGCGCCGCGGAACGTGGCCGCCACGTCGTCGCGTCGGGTGCGCCCGTCGTCCACGCCCAGCACCGTCACCGGCGCGCCGTGCACCTCCACCACGCGGTGCTCGTTCTGGAGCACCGTGTAGCCCAGCCGCTCGAAGCTCTCGCGCAGGTAGGGCGCGTTGACCTGGTGGTCGTGATTGCCCAGCACCACGAAGACGCGGCCCTTCAGCCCGGAGAGCACCTCGCGCACGCGCGGCAGCGGCTTGGGGCTGTGGGTGACGTAGTCGCCGGTGAGGAAGACCAGGTCGGGGGACTCCGCGTTGACGGCCTCCACCGCGCGGCGGATGCGCACGTCGCTGGTGGCCTGGCCCACGTGGACGTCGGACAGCTGCGCCACGCGCAGGCCGTCATGGCAGTCGGGCAGGTGCGGCAGGTGGAGCAGGTTCTCCGTGAGGGTGAAGTGGTCCCTCCAACGCAGGCGCCGCTCCGGGCGCAGGGGGTCCTCGCCGCTCCAGGCCACCACCTCGTTGCGCCCCCCGGACAGGGGTTCCATTCGCGAAGCTTCCAGGGAGGACAGAGGAGGGCGGCGGCGGACCCAACGTCTCAAACGCATGCGGGTGCGGTTCCTTTCGGGGCCGGGGACGGCGAAGCACCTGATTCTAAGCAGGCCAGGGGAGGTGGGTTGAAGCAGGTGCCCCACGCACGCCTGCCCTCCCTGGGGACACAGTGGGGGTGGCGTCAGAACCTTCCTGTTTCAGGCAAGATTCCGGACGTCTCGACTGTGCTTTCTTCCACCATTGGACACACTGCGGGGGGCCGAGCGGTGACGGCGTCCGACGAGGTTGGTACACACGCGCAGACGATGAGCCTCCGGCTTGGGACTGCTCCTGACATGGGCCCGGAAGTGACGTCGCCCGTAGGTGGGCGGCAAGAGGGCCCAGGAGAGTGCACTCGGCCCGTTGCCCTCACGGAGCTCATGTCCACGATGCCGCTGGGCATGGCGGTGGTGGACCGGAACCTGTGCTTCGTGGAGGTGAGCGAGGCGCTCGCCGCCCTCAACGGCCAGCCGCGCGAGGCCCACCTCGGCCGTCCCATGGACGAGGTGATGAGCCCTCACTCCTCGCTGGGCGACACCGCCCGCCGCGTGCGCCGCGTGCTGGAGACGGGAGAGCCGCTGGACGGCGTGGAAATCATCCACCGCGAGCCTGGCGGGGGCGTGGAGCGCACGCGCGTCTTCCGCGCCAGCTACCACCCGGTGCGTCGAGGCGGCGAGGTCATCGCCGCGTGTCTCTACGTGGAGGACCTCACGGAGCGCCGCCGCGTGGAGGCCCAGCGTGACGCGGGCGCCGCCCGGGAGCGCGCCGTGCGCGAGCAGGCCTTGCGCGAGACGCAGGAGGCGGTGCGCGCCCGGGACGAGTTCCTGAGCGTCGCGGCCCATGAGCTGCGCACGCCGCTCACCAGCATGCGGCTCCACTTGCAACTGCTGCTGCGGCAGGTGGTCGGCGCGCAGCCCGTGTTGGGCCAGGAGCTGGCGCCGCGAAGCCAGGTGCTGGAGCGGCAGTTGTCGCGGCTGGGCAGCCTGGTGAACACGCTCCTGGACGTGTCGCGCCTGGCGGCGGGCAAGCTGAGCCTGGAGCCTCGTGAGCTGGACCTGGTGCAGGTGGTCCGGCAGATGGTGGATGCGTTCTCGGAGGAGTTCGCCCGCGCCGGCTGCGAGCTGACCGTGCACGTCTCCGGCTCGCTGCCCGGCCAGTGGGATCCGCTGCGCGTGGAGCAGGTGCTGGTGAACCTGCTGTCCAACGCGGCCAAGTACGGCGCGGGGCGCCCGGTGGAGGTGTCGCTGGTGGGCGAGGGCACCATGGCGGTGCTGGCCGTGAAGGACCACGGCATCGGCATCTCCGAGGACGGCATGGCCCGGCTCTTCGGCAAGTTCGAGCGCGCCGTGTCGGAGCGCCACTACGGCGGCCTGGGCCTGGGCCTCTACATCACCCGCCAAATCGTGGAGGCCATGGGCGGCAGCATCACCGTGCGCTCCGCCCAGGGCCAGGGCTCCACCTTCATCCTTCGCCTGCCCACGCAGCCTCGAGTCCCCGGCGCGGGCCACCCGGGCGCCTTGGGCACCCGGGTGAAGTAGCGAGCGCGTCAGTACCCGCGCAGCACGTACAGCTTGCCGTCCACCAGCGCATACAGCGCGCCCGGCGTCACGCGTGCGTCGTAGATGAGCTGCTGCACCTTGGAGCCGCTGACGCCCGCCACCTTCTCCAACTGCTTCGTAGGAGTCAGCCGCCACAGGCCGTGGTCCGCCGTGCCCACGAAGAGCGAGCCGTCGCGCGTGGCCGCCAGCGCGGTGTAGTCATCCGTGTTGGCGCCCTGGATGCGGACATAGTCCGAGTCGACGAGCTTGCTCGGGTTGTGCCGCTGCGGATTCGCCTGGAACTGCCACAGGCCCGTGCCCAGGCCGCCCACGTAGTAGTACCCATCCGCCGTCTGCTGGAAGGCGCGCCAGAAGTTGAACGGCGCCGTCTCCCCGCGCGTCTCGTCGTTGCCCGGGTTCACCGGGTCCACGAAGGTGTTGAGCGTGTAGAGGGCCGGCTCCACGCCCGCGGGCATCTCCGGCTTGCGCTCCTCGGAGTCCCACCACTCCAGCGCCGCGTTCGGAGGGAGGATGCCAATCTTCCAGTCGTTGGCGATGAGCAGGTGGCCTTCCTTCGAGAGGCCCAGCCCGAAGGTGTAGCCCGCGCGCTGGGAGCGGCCGCCCGTGGGGGTGCTGACCCAGTAGGCCGGGTGGCGGTGGCTGCTGTACTCGTAGCCGCGGATGCGCGTCACGCCGTGGTTGGTGCCGACGTAGACCTCGCCCTCGTACGGGCCCTGCATCACACGCACGCACGAGTAGACGGAGCGGTCCTCGTCGTAGTGGAAGTCATTGCTGTTGCGGATGCCGATGGGCTCGTTGCGGCTGGGGCGGCTGGTGCCCTTCGAGCGGAAGAGGTGCTCGCGCAGCACGATGTCCGTGCCGTCATCGCTCACCGCCACCGCGTCCACGTCGCCCTTCTGGAACTCCAGGTAGCGCTCCTCGGAGAAGTCCGCCTCTCCACGCCCGGCGATGCGCTGGCCGCCGGGGATGTCGTTGATGGCCTCGTAGCCCACGTAGGCCTCACCGGCCTTGCCGCCGCAGATGACGCGCGAGTTGGTGGCGAGGTTGTCCGAGCTCGTCCCGAAGCCCCGGCTGGCCTGGCCGATGGGCTGGCTGTTCCACAGCACCTTGTCCGTGCCCGCGCGCAGCACGCCGATGCGGTCGCGGTTCAGGAACCAGAGGTTGTGCGCCGCATCCACGCCCATGGCGACGACCTTGGGGATGGCGTACTTCGACGAGTAGTTCGTCAGCGGGTCCGTGGGCCAGGGGCCCTCGGGCTTCGGAGGCTCACCCGCGTCGGGAGGCCCTGAGTCGGGAGGCCCCGAGTCGGGAGGCTCCGGCTCCTGCGTGCCTCCGTCGTCTTCCGGGCCACCGTCGGTGCCCGCGTCCTCCTCGGGCACGGGAGGCTCGGGTTCACCCGTGGAATCCGTCCCCGGCTTGTCGGAGCCGCCACACGCCCAGGCCGCCACCAACACCGCCACACCGACACTCGCGCCCAACAGTCGTCGAATCACCGCTTCCTCCCGTCCCCGGTCCGGAGCAAGCGGCGTACCGGGCGGCGCACCCGTGCCTCGCGAGAGGAGAGGGAAGCGGCCTGCCCACGGTGGGCAATCGCGGCGGCGAGGAAGGGAACGGAAATGACCAGGCCCACCCCCGCGAGGGAGTGGGCCGGGCCGGGCGTTGGCCAGACAACGCCGTGCGGCTCAATGAGTGCCGTCGTTGAGGTCCTTCTTCACGTCCTCGTCGACGGGCTTCGCGTCCTTGTCCTTCTTCGTGTCCTTGCCGGAGCCCCCGGTGCCCTTGGGGCTGGTGGCGCGCACCTCCACGGCGACGATGTTGTCGCCGTCGAGCTGGAAGCGGACCTTCAGCTCGGAGCCCTCGGGAATCTCGTCGGCGCGGACCTTCTTGCCGTCCAGCAGCACCACCGTCTGGTCCTTCACCTCCAGCTTGGCGTCCGGAAGGTTCTTGCGCGTCATGCTGACGCTGTCGTCGTCCGCCTCCTTCAAGGTGCCCTTGAGGCTCAGTGCGTCCTTCTTGTTGTAGGTGTTGTCGTGGCCGGGGACCTTCTCCGCCTCCTTCTTGCCCCCGTTGATGCCGCGGCCCACGTCCGCGGCATTCACGCCGGTGTGGACGCGCGTGCTGGGGCCAGGAACCTGCGTCTGCGAGGGCGCCTTCTCGGGCTCGCTCTGCGCGAGCGCGGCGGTGCCCAGGCACAGGGCCAACGTGGTGATGAGCGTCTTCATATGGCTTGCTTCTCCCTTCCGTGAGCGGACGGCTTCTGGGGGCAAGGGTGGGGAGGCTGCCTCGCTGCGCCAACCTGCCCATTGCGCCCCCCATGCCACCACGCTCGGGGACCCTCCGCATGGACGGGGCGCCGCCCGCTCGTCCGGGTTCGACGCTGCTCGTCAGAAGTGCTCACCAGATGACGCACGCCTGCTCCCAGGAAGGACGCGGTGTGTCGTCTATTGCAATGAAGTTGCGTCTATTTGAGTTACACGAAAACAGTATTTATTATGATTTACAGGTATTGCGGGATGGCTTGAAGATGCGCCGGCCGTCCGCCACCCCGGCGGCGGTCTCTCGTCAAGGAGCTGTCCCCCGCATGCGCACCCTTCTTCTCAGTGGAGCAGGTCGGAAGCTGTTGGGCTCGCTGTTGTGTACCGTGTCCGTCGCGGCCTGCGGGCCGGCGCCGGAGGGGGGTGCACCCGAGAAGGGCCAGGAGGAGGGCACCACCGCGCAGCCCGTGGTGTACGGCACCGATGACCGCCAGGACGTCTACGCGCACCCGAACGCGACGCTGCGCGCTCGGGCGATGGAGTCCACGGTGGCGCTGATGCGCGCGTCGTCCATGACGACGGATGCGCAGGGGCGGGTGACGTTCAACGCGTCCACGCTGCAGAGCGCGTATGGCCTGTGCTCGTCGGAGCGCTTCCTGACGGACCTGACGCCCGCGTTCTGCTCCGGCACGCTCATCGACGACAACCTGGTGCTGACGGCCGGCCACTGCATCAGCACGTGCGGTGACACGCGCTTCGTCTTCAACTTCTACCGCTCCGCCGCGGGCCAGATGCAGCCGGTGACGTCCGCGGACGTCTTCTCGTGCTCCAGCGTCGTGGTGCGCAAGCAGACCTCCGGCACGCCCAACCTGGACTACGCGATTGTCCGGCTGGACCGCGCCGCCACGCCGCGCTTCAACCCCGCGCCCATCCGCGCTGGCAACGCCGCGATGCCGGTGGGCAGCAAAGTCACCGTCATCGGCTCGGGCAGCGGCATCCCGTTCAAGATTGACGCGGGCGGCTCCGTGCGCGACGCGCGGCCCAGCTCGCTGGACTTCTTCGTGGCCTCCACGGACACGTTCGGCGGCAACTCCGGCTCCGGCGTGTATGAGAACACCGACTACACCGTGGCCGGCATCCTGGTGCGCGGCGAGACGGACTACGTCTCCAACGGGAGCTGCTCCATCGTGAACGTGTGCGCGGAGACAGGCTGCCGCGGCGAGGACATCACCTACGTGCGTCCCGCGGTGAGCGACTACTGCGCGGTGGCTGGCAGCCAGCGGCTGTGCGGCACCACCAACCCGCCGCCCTCCATCAAGTTCAACTTCACGGCGACCAACACGTCCAACGCCACCGTCAACACCACCAACCAGGCGGTGACGCTGGCGGCGGGCCAGACGATTCGCTTCGGCACCTGCTCGGTGGACGGCGCCACGGGCACGGGTGACACCTACCTGCGGCTCACCAACTCCGCGGGCACCTCCGTCGCGAGCAATGACGACTCGTGCGGCGTGCTGTCCTTCGCCTCGTTCACCGCGACGACGGCGGGCACGTACACCATCCGCGCGGGCTGCTACTCCAACGGGAGCTGCAGCGGCACGGTGGCCTACACCGTCCAGTAACGGACCGTAACAATTTCACCAAGCGCCGGACGCGGATGGCAGTGCCCGCGTCCGGCCAGGTGTGACGCGTTCGGGCCTTCAGGGAGAAGGCCCGAGCGTCTTCACCCGCCAGCGTCCGCGGAGCCGCGTGACGCCCGGAGGGGTTACGCGCAGCGGTCGCAGAGACCGCGCAGCTGCACGTCCACGCTCTTCTGCGCCACGGCGCGGGGCACGCCCTTGGAGCCCGCGATGCGGATGGACTCCTCCGGCAGGCAGGCCACCGTGCCGCAGTCCGTGCAGGTGAAGTGCGGGTGGTTGCCGCTGTGCTCGTCACCCGAGCGGCGCAGCTCGAAGCGCCACACGTGGTCACCCAGGTCCGCGCGCACCACCAGGCCGGCCTCGGTGAGGTCCGTCAGGTTGCGGTAGATGGTCACCCGGTCGTAGCCCTCGTCACCCAATGCATCCACCAGGTCGGCGTGGCTCATTGGCGCGGTAGCGGACTCCAGCTCGCGGAGCACCGCCACGCGGGGCGCGGTGCTGCGAAGACCCGACGCGCGGATCCTCTCCTGGAAATCAGCGAGCTTCGGCTGCACGGCAATTCGTTTGGCTCCCATGATGCCTTTTCGCATAACCGATTCTCGAGACACTTTCACCTCGCCCGTGCCGCAACGTCCGATGTCGGGGACTCCAACGGCCTGTCCGCCGGGTCCCCTCAGACTCCCTGATGTTGGGAACAGCAACCAGGAGTCCAGGATACTGGTGCAATCCTTGTGCGGAACCCTTGTTCCCGCTTCCCTGTTTCTCTTGGTTGTCCACAGGGAGACGGCGGGGGACCTCGTCGAGGGACGGGTGGCCACGGTGCGAGGGGAGGGACGTGTGGATATGTCGGCGGGAAGACAGTAGCCCGCACAGGACTTCGGCGAGACGGAGGTGTCCTGGGTGCAGGTGCAATCCAGGCGTCACGGGCGACCCGATGCCGGGAGCAGGTGTGTTTCGCCGGGCCTGTGTCGCAATCCCGCCTCGCGGCGAAGCGCCCCGGCCCGGGGTGGACGGAAGGTCTCCCCAGGCCGGGCTTCATCGTATCTGAGTTACAGGAGATTCCCGGATTCTACTGCTCCGGGATTTCAAACGAGGGTGCGCCCGGCTCAGAGCGAGCCCAGGAAGGCGAGGAGCGCTTCCCGCTCCGCCTTGGGCAGCGCGCGCACGGCCTCCTTCGCGGACCGGGCCTCGCCGTCGTGCCAGAGAATGGCCTCCATGGGCGTGCGGGCGCGGCCGTCATGCAGCAGGCTCGTGTGTCCGCTCACCGTCTGGGTGCGGCCCAGTCCCCAGAGCGGGGCGGTGCGCCACTCGCGTCCCGTGGCGAGGAAGTCCTCGCGTCCGTCGGCGAGTCCCTCTCCCAGGTCATGCAGCAGCAGGTCCGAGTACGGCCAGATGCGCTGACCCGACAGCTCCGGGTAGCCCTCCAGGGTGCCGGTGGTGACGGACGGGCGGTGACACTTCGCGCAGCCCACGCGGTGGAAGACGCCCTTGCCCTGGAGCACCTGGGGCGCGTCCACGCCCTCTCGCGTGGGGACGGCCACGAGGTGTGAGTAGAGGTCGAGCGCCAGCCGCTGCCGCTCGCTCACCTCGGGGGTTCCTCCGTTGGGAGCGGCCTGGCACGCGGCCTGGGCAGGTGGGCAGTTCTCCTGGGGGAACAGGGAGGTGGTGAGCCCCAGGTCCCCCAGGAACGCCGCCGCGTTCTGGTGCTCGAGGTCTGGTTGGTTCGCCTTCCAGCCGAAGCGCCCCAAGGTGACGTGGCCCCGGCGCTGGTTCCACACGCGGTTGACCCGGCCGGAGACACCGTCCTTGTTGGTGTCGTCGGGGTCCGCCCACTCGACCAGCGTCTCGTTGGGGATGGCGGCCAACAGGCCCAGGCCCACCATGGGCTGGGCCACGCGCGCGGAGGTGCGTGTGTCCGGCGACATGGGGCCATGCGCCAGGTTCGTCAGCTCAAGCTGGGGCTCGCGCAGCGTGTAGGGCTCTCCGTCCGCGAAGGTGCCGGGGAGGTCCTTCCACGTCATCCGCGCCTGTCCCTCCGCGGGCACCTGCCTCACGCCGCGAGGCTGGAGCTGGTCGCCGTAGGTGGGCTCGGGCACGGGCTCTCCATGGGGACCCGTTCCTGGCACCGACAGGCGCACCAGCAGCGTGTCCGCCACCTCGTTCTCCTCGGGAGGACGTCCCCGGCCGTTGCCCAGGTGGCAGGCGAGACAGGAGACGGAGTGGAAGACGGGCCCCAGCCCATCGCGCTCCGGTTGCGCGCCGGGCGCGGGCACCCAGTCCGCCTCGAAGACGGACTCCCCCACGAAGAACTCGGAGCGCCGGGCCAACGAGAGGTTGGCCGCGGGCTGGGTGAACGCGGTGGGGCCGGACCTCGCCACGCTGGTGTCGCCTCCAGGCTTGTCCTCGCCGGGCTCCACCACGTCGAAGCGCGGTGGGGGCACGACGATGGGAGGCTCCTTGGGCGGGGGCTTCGACGGAGGCTCCGGGGTGTCGCCACACGCGGCGGCACCCAGGAGCGTCAGCGCGAGGCCCAGGACAGCGGAGCGCTTCAAGGCAGGCTCACCGGGATGGGGTCGGTGTAGGACCACCGGTCGATGACGCCGCTGGGGCCCAGCGAGCCCTCGAGGTTCCAGCCCCAGGCGTAGATGCTGCCATCCCCGCGCACGGCGACGACGTGGGTGGCGCCCATGCCCATGGAGGACAGCGGGCTCACCTGCGTGGAGGAGGGGGTGGGCTCGGGGCGGTCCTTCTTGTCGCTCACGCCGAGCTGGCCGTTGCCGTTCTGACCCCAGGCCAGGAGCGAGCCGTCCGCGCGCCGGGCGAAGCCGTAGTTGCCGTTGGCGAAGACGGCGCGGGCGTCCGTCACGCCCTGGGCCTTCACGGGCGTGGCGCTCTGCACGTCCTTGCCGCTGGGGCCGTGGCCCAGTTGTCCGCTGACGCCCAGGCCCCACGAGGACACAGTGCCGTCCGAGTGCACCGCGAGGAAGTGGTCGCGCCCGTTGGCGATGTCCACCACGTCCTTCAGGCCTGGCACCGCCTCCGCGGAGGGGCGTCCCGGCTTGCCCGCGGTGCCCGTGCCCAGGTTGCCGTAGGTGTTGCGGCCCCACACGAAGACGGTGCCGTCGCGCTTCAAGGCCGCGGAGTGCGCCGAGCCCGCCACCACCTTCACCGCGTCCGTCACGCCCGGCACCGGCAGGGCGTAGTCGCGCGAGGTGGTGGTGCCGTCACCCAGCTGTCCCTCGTCGTTGGCGCCGAAGGCGCGCACCGTGCCGTCCTCCATCAGCACCAGGCCGTGGGTGTAGCCGGCGGCGATGGCCACCGCGCCCGTCAGGCCGGGCACGCGCGCCGCCGACGGGCTCATGGAGGCGACGGGTGTCTGCGGCTGGCCGGGCTCCGGAGGCGTGCCGTGGCCCAACTGGCCATCGCTGTTCTCGCCCCATGTCCACACGGAGCCGCCCGCGTCGAGCGCCATGGAGAAGCTCTGGTTGAAGGCGATGGAGACCACGCCCTCGAGGCCCGGCACCAATTGAGGCACGC is part of the Myxococcus landrumus genome and encodes:
- a CDS encoding di-heme oxidoreductase family protein, which codes for MKRSAVLGLALTLLGAAACGDTPEPPSKPPPKEPPIVVPPPRFDVVEPGEDKPGGDTSVARSGPTAFTQPAANLSLARRSEFFVGESVFEADWVPAPGAQPERDGLGPVFHSVSCLACHLGNGRGRPPEENEVADTLLVRLSVPGTGPHGEPVPEPTYGDQLQPRGVRQVPAEGQARMTWKDLPGTFADGEPYTLREPQLELTNLAHGPMSPDTRTSARVAQPMVGLGLLAAIPNETLVEWADPDDTNKDGVSGRVNRVWNQRRGHVTLGRFGWKANQPDLEHQNAAAFLGDLGLTTSLFPQENCPPAQAACQAAPNGGTPEVSERQRLALDLYSHLVAVPTREGVDAPQVLQGKGVFHRVGCAKCHRPSVTTGTLEGYPELSGQRIWPYSDLLLHDLGEGLADGREDFLATGREWRTAPLWGLGRTQTVSGHTSLLHDGRARTPMEAILWHDGEARSAKEAVRALPKAEREALLAFLGSL
- a CDS encoding sensor histidine kinase, with translation MSTMPLGMAVVDRNLCFVEVSEALAALNGQPREAHLGRPMDEVMSPHSSLGDTARRVRRVLETGEPLDGVEIIHREPGGGVERTRVFRASYHPVRRGGEVIAACLYVEDLTERRRVEAQRDAGAARERAVREQALRETQEAVRARDEFLSVAAHELRTPLTSMRLHLQLLLRQVVGAQPVLGQELAPRSQVLERQLSRLGSLVNTLLDVSRLAAGKLSLEPRELDLVQVVRQMVDAFSEEFARAGCELTVHVSGSLPGQWDPLRVEQVLVNLLSNAAKYGAGRPVEVSLVGEGTMAVLAVKDHGIGISEDGMARLFGKFERAVSERHYGGLGLGLYITRQIVEAMGGSITVRSAQGQGSTFILRLPTQPRVPGAGHPGALGTRVK
- a CDS encoding serine protease produces the protein MRTLLLSGAGRKLLGSLLCTVSVAACGPAPEGGAPEKGQEEGTTAQPVVYGTDDRQDVYAHPNATLRARAMESTVALMRASSMTTDAQGRVTFNASTLQSAYGLCSSERFLTDLTPAFCSGTLIDDNLVLTAGHCISTCGDTRFVFNFYRSAAGQMQPVTSADVFSCSSVVVRKQTSGTPNLDYAIVRLDRAATPRFNPAPIRAGNAAMPVGSKVTVIGSGSGIPFKIDAGGSVRDARPSSLDFFVASTDTFGGNSGSGVYENTDYTVAGILVRGETDYVSNGSCSIVNVCAETGCRGEDITYVRPAVSDYCAVAGSQRLCGTTNPPPSIKFNFTATNTSNATVNTTNQAVTLAAGQTIRFGTCSVDGATGTGDTYLRLTNSAGTSVASNDDSCGVLSFASFTATTAGTYTIRAGCYSNGSCSGTVAYTVQ
- a CDS encoding transporter produces the protein MLAPVSPAWACATCACGDPTLMSMGTEQPFSGRLRLSSTLRLWGHTVGQERVDALRLREARMDLAVAYAPVPWLFLSATLPLQAREVRAVSLSRERGWGVGDVELTAKAFLYQDREFSANHLISVLVGAKLPTSPLLRADDGTVLDLDTQLGSGSVDPLAGVAYQHFRGSWSFLASATGFLPTRGIQGYRAGASVRTTLAAQYQPAAKWAVRLGVDGRIEAAADIHGEKEENGGGVIGYASPDVLFSPSTDFVVAAGVRVPFFNQLRGRVAPTPIAMMSVAYDL
- a CDS encoding metallophosphoesterase, translating into MRLRRWVRRRPPLSSLEASRMEPLSGGRNEVVAWSGEDPLRPERRLRWRDHFTLTENLLHLPHLPDCHDGLRVAQLSDVHVGQATSDVRIRRAVEAVNAESPDLVFLTGDYVTHSPKPLPRVREVLSGLKGRVFVVLGNHDHQVNAPYLRESFERLGYTVLQNEHRVVEVHGAPVTVLGVDDGRTRRDDVAATFRGAPESGTRLVLAHTPPTVEKLPEQGNLVQFSGHTHGGQFIVQGLTEAIFRRAGQPYIRGHYHVKGNQLYVNRGLGFGFGGPYLRRGSEPEVAFFTLRSRLALAAAS
- a CDS encoding DoxX family protein, with the translated sequence MGVLVPIARLLFSAIFITSGLNHFIQLDALTAVAQASGVPEPRWAVLLSGTALVLGGLSVLLGVFARLGAAVIALFLLSAAFMVHRFWLVADPLEAQNQLIHFMKNLSMAGGALFIVYFGSGPYSLRRSGRQEGLGGKLGSPPLRR
- a CDS encoding RCC1 domain-containing protein encodes the protein MKSRVQAVAFAASWLVACGSEVEDSHGIPVVPFVQVVSPVSGASLEEPVVRLSGQVTAPGTLAKLTARVNGGEARPVEVTAGALNVSTFVVELTLAEGDNEVTFEAEDQGGGTSVQSVRLTFAPETQAPHIQVLSPTAGLAVSARRVRVELTATDNKGVTGLTYSLNGGAEETLSVPSSAEDILSFDVTPRPGANQLVVRARDARGNVGTSTVGFHLGGLSSAGGLHSGALRDGRVYAWGRNTRGQLGLGAGSAAHYSVPQLVPGLEGVVSIAFNQSFSMALDAGGSVWTWGENSDGQLGHGTPPEPGQPQTPVASMSPSAARVPGLTGAVAIAAGYTHGLVLMEDGTVRAFGANDEGQLGDGTTTSRDYALPVPGVTDAVKVVAGSAHSAALKRDGTVFVWGRNTYGNLGTGTAGKPGRPSAEAVPGLKDVVDIANGRDHFLAVHSDGTVSSWGLGVSGQLGHGPSGKDVQSATPVKAQGVTDARAVFANGNYGFARRADGSLLAWGQNGNGQLGVSDKKDRPEPTPSSTQVSPLSSMGMGATHVVAVRGDGSIYAWGWNLEGSLGPSGVIDRWSYTDPIPVSLP
- a CDS encoding Fur family transcriptional regulator translates to MGAKRIAVQPKLADFQERIRASGLRSTAPRVAVLRELESATAPMSHADLVDALGDEGYDRVTIYRNLTDLTEAGLVVRADLGDHVWRFELRRSGDEHSGNHPHFTCTDCGTVACLPEESIRIAGSKGVPRAVAQKSVDVQLRGLCDRCA